Genomic DNA from Stigmatopora nigra isolate UIUO_SnigA chromosome 17, RoL_Snig_1.1, whole genome shotgun sequence:
gaaaagaaaacaagatgGCTGCAAAAAATAGCAATAGAACCCCAACCACTCCACCTCCCCATCCCATCCATGGGCCcctaaaaaaaggaatgaatgttaAACTTGGGTTCAAAAATGACAACACAGACATCATCCCACCTCATGATTTACACATACGGGACGAGATGTCTTAAGGCGGAGTAGGCagcgtgtcaaagtggcggccatcTTAAGACAGGCAATAATCGCAGCGGCGGTCATTCACTCAACTCGTGCGTGCGTAAGACACCAAGCCCAAAACAGACGGCATCTACGGGGCCTCCGACGGAACGGAATCCAAAATACTTTTGGCTTCGTGGTACTCGGCGCTCTCGGATAATTCCTCCTCGGCTTCCTGCCAACAAAAGCTTGTTTTTAAAGGCTCCCtgaagctcctccccctttgcCGCCTGGTTGACCAACTCACCAGTAACTGCTCCAGGTCGGCCTTTGCCACGGTCATGCGACGGCGGCTATCCGGGATCATCATGATGGTCTCCTGCAAACTGGCcgtctgaaaaacaacaacatttgcaTCCAGTCATCTTTTTTCAAACCAATtctaattagcttagcattcatGCTAATTTCCACCA
This window encodes:
- the tbca gene encoding tubulin-specific chaperone A, producing MTDPRIRQIKIKTGVLKRLIKEEASYKAEAKKQEEKIEQLKAEAADNYLIKQHTASLQETIMMIPDSRRRMTVAKADLEQLLEAEEELSESAEYHEAKSILDSVPSEAP